DNA from Acidobacteriota bacterium:
GTTCGTCCTCTCCGGCACGCGCGACGTCGGCCGCGGCAATCGCGGCGTCTACGTCGACGACCGGCGCTACGGCCGCGTGCTCGTCTCGTGGGAGGCTCTCGGGCGGCTCGACTTCAGCGACGCGGTCGGAGAGAGCGGCCCCGCCTACGGCGACTTCCCGGCCGGTCAACCCCTCTCAGGCACCGTCACGACGCGAACGGGCACTCGCCTCGCCGGCCGGCTGGTCTTCGACCTGGACGAAAGCGAAACGACCGAAACGCTGGACGCACCGGCGGGCGGCATCGACTACACGATCCCGTTCGCCCTGGTCGCGTCGATTGTGCTTCCGGACCAGGAGGGACGCGGCGACGGCCGCCATGCCGGCGTGACGCTCCACAGCGGCGAGACCCTGGAACTCGAGTGCACCGGCGACCTCGGGGAAGGGAACGCCGGCATGCTGATCTTCACGGACGGTGGCGACAGCGCCGAGTACGTACGCTGGGGCGACGTCGAGCGGATCGACCTCGAGCCCGTCGACGTCAGAAGATGAGCTCGATCGCCTCGTCGTCGACCGTGCCGGCGGTACCCCGGTTGCTCCACCACCGCGGCTCGACGAGTTCGCCTTCCCAGGCGTCGAGAGCGCGCCGGAGTTCGTCGAGGATGGCCTGCTCGTCGTCGGCGACGGGGGACCGCTCGCCGAGGTCGTTCGCCAGGTCGTGCAGCCGGTTCAACTGGCCGAGCGGCGACCCGTGGGGCGCTTCCCAGTCAGGGAAGAGAGCGCCGAGCAACTGGAGCGAAGCGACCTGTTCCTCCGAGGCGCGGTTGACCTGCCAGAGCTTCCAGTCGCCGCGACGGACGGCGCGGTTCGGGCCGGCCCGCCAGAACAGGGTCTCGTGGGGAACGCCGTCGACCTCGCCGCGCAGGTAGGGAAGGAGGTCGACGCCGTCAAGCGGCTTCTCGGGAAGCGGCGCGCCGGCAGCGGCGGCAAACGTCGGCAGCAGGTCGAGCGACGACACCGCCGGCTCGTAGACCTGTCCCGGCTCCACGCCCGCCGGCCAGTTCAGCAGGAAGGGCACGCGGATGCCGCCCTCGAAGAACCAGCGCTTGCCGCCGCTGAGCGGACCGTTGGTGCACCCGCCCTGGAGGTAGAAGGCGCAGCCGTTGTCGGAGAGGAAGACGATCAGGGTGTCGTCCTCGACGCCGTGCTCCCGCAGCCGGGCCCTGACCTCGCCCACGCTGTCGTCGACGGCCGAGACCATGGCCGCGAAGATGCGCACCCTCGGGTCCTCGATGTGCCGGTAGCGGTCGATGTACTTCGCGGTCGCCTGCAGCGGGGTGTGCGGCGCGTAGTGGGCGAGGTAGAGAAAGAAGGGCCGGTCGTGGTGCCGGTCGATGAAATCGAGCGCTTCGCGGGTCAAGACCTCCGTCAGGTACTCACTCTCCTCGACGACCTCCCGGCCGCGGAAGATGGGGCGCTCCCGCACCTCGGCGAGCGGCAGCGGGCTCCAGTTCTCGACCCCTTCGGCGGACGGCTCAATGTAGATCGTGCCGCTCTGCATGCCGAAGAACTCGTCGAAGCCGCGGTCGAGGGGGTGCTTGCCGTCGCCCCAGCCGAGCTGCCACTTGCCGACGGCGCCGGTCGCGTAACCGGCGGAGCGCATGACCTCGGCCAGCGTCGTCTCGTCCGGGTTCAGGCCGTAGTCCCGTCCCGACGGGTTGAACTCGTAGCCCTGCCGCTGCGGGTAGCGGCCGGTCATCAGGCCGGCCCGGGACGGGCTGCAGACGGCCGCGGTGACGTAGCCGGCCTCGAAGCGGACGCCGCCGCGGGCGAGTTCGTCGATGTTCGGGGTGTCGATGATCTCGCTGCCGTAGATGCCGACGTCGCCGTAGCCGAGGTCGTCGGCGAGGATGAAGACGACGTTGGGCGGGCGGCTTGCCTGTTCGGTGGCCGGCTCCGCGGCGCAGCCGAGTGCGGCGACGAGGACCGCCGCCAGTACGAAGTGTTTACGCAACACGGTATTCCTCCGGATCGATCTGCGACACGGCCTCGAGCACCGCCCGGTTGCCCGGTAGCAGCTTGTGACGCCACACCGGCAGGTAGTCCTCCATGCCGGCGAGCAGCTCATCGATGGTGAAATGGCCGACGATCAGGTTGTAGAGCCCGAGCATGCCCATGTTGGCCAGGCCGGGCGCGCCGCCGTCGCGGGCCAACTGGAAGACGGGAACGCCGTACGAACGGACGCCTTCGAGCGCCGGTGGGTTCCGGACCCGGGAGCTGTCCCAGAGGATGAGCCCGCCGGGTTCGACGCCCGGGCCGTACGACAGGTAGCCGGCGTGGTCGAACGCGAGCACCGCGGTGTAGGTCTCGATCACCGGGTTGTCGATCGGCTCGTCGCTCGAGAGGACGACCGTGCCCTCGACCAGGCCGCCACGGGTCTCCGGGTTGTAGTCGGAGGTGTAGGCCATGTGCCAGCCCTTCGCGGCCGCCGCGTAGCCGAGCGTCTTGAGGCAGGTCAGGAGCCCTGCGCCGCCGGTGCCGGCGCCGCCGACACGCTCCACGATGCCCCCGGTCGGACTCGCGTCGACGCTCATCGGACCCGGATCGGCGGGTAGCCCTCGGGCACCGTCGCCTCACCCATCTGGAAGTACTTCATGATCTGGTCTTCGATGAACTGGTTCGAGCTCTCCGGCGTGAAGGTCACGCCGCCGCCCTTCCAGTTCACGTTGCAGTTGCCGAGACAGTCGATGACCTTCATCCCCTTGATGCCGGCGAGGTGGATGTCGAACGCGCGCCGGATCATCCGGCTCGCCTCGCGGTAGCGAACACCCGAAGTCAACGCGCAACGCCCCGCGTACACGACGCCGGGGAAGTGCTCCAGCGTCTTGATGATGTCCATGGGATAGCCCATGACCTCCTCGTCGCGGCCACCCTGGAAGGTGGTCGTCGGCACCTCCTTCGTCGTCGTCGGGCCCATCTGGCCGCCCGTCATGCCGTAGGCGTTGTTGTTGTAGATGACGACGATGAAGTTCTCGCGCCGGTTGCAGGCGTGCATCAGGCCCGCCAGGCCGATGCCGCAGGCATCGCCGTCGCCTGAGTACTGGACGACGATCCGCTCGGGCGCCATGCGGGAAACGCCGGTCGCCGTGTCGCTGGCGCGGCCGTGCGGCGAGAGCACGGTGTTCACCTCCATCTGCGCCGCGATCGTCGAGCCGCAGCCGACGCCCAGCGCCAGGATCGTCTTCTCCGCCAGGTCGAGCTCGGTCACCAGGTCGCAGAGGATCTGGCTCACCGAGCCATGCCCGCAACCGGGGCACCAGGACGACGGCAGCCCGGTGTGGACATCGAGTTGCGGCGAGATCTTGCGCGCTTCGACGCCCTCCGGAGGCGTGTAGCGGGCCGGCGCGCGGGCGGCTGGTTCACTCACGTCCGACCTCCGGGATCACGGTGTTCTTGCGGATGCCGAGCAGGTTGTCGAGCATGGCCTGGGCGCCCTCCTGTCCGCGCCGGGCGGCGAGTTGGTCGAGCATCTGTTTCCTCGCCGGCGGATGGGTGTCGGCGAGGTGAAAGGCGGTCGGATGGACGTCATGGAAGCCCCGGGGTTCCACCGGTTGCCCGGCGGTCATCTGACGGATCGCCGCGAGCACGGCCCGGGCCGGGATTGCCAGAGCCGGCTGTCCGAAGAACTGAACAGGACACCGGCCGGCGACGGCAAGGCGCACATCGGTGAGGACCTGGCCGAAGTTGATCTCGACGGTCAAGACCTCGCGGACCTGGGAGGCGAGCTCCCCGAGCGGCGCTTCCGGGAACGGGAACAGGGTGACCGGCCGGAACAGGCCGACCTTGATCCCTTCCTCGCGGGCCTGCTTCACGACCTCCTTCGCGATCCGGGCCATGATCCCGTAGGCGACGACGACGAACTCCGCGTCGTCGCAGCGGTAGCTGTCCCAGCGCGTCTCCTCCGCGCGCATCCGCTCCAGCTTGTGCTGGATCTCGTAGCAGACCATCGTGTCGAGTTCGGGGGTCCGGGCGGCGCCCACGACCCGCCGCTTCTCGCGCAGGGAACGGTCGAGCGCCCAGCTCTTGTCCGGCAGGTCGCGTTCCGGCACCTCGAACGGCTGCAGCGTCTCGATCATGTTCGCCATCTTGCCGTCGATGCAGACCACGGCCGGGATGCTGTAGAGGTCGGCCACGTCGAAGGCCTCGGCCGTGAGCTGCACCGTCTCGGTGATCGTGGACGGCGCGAACAAAGGCAACTGGTAGTCGCCGTTGCCGAGACCGCGGAGCATGCGGATGTCCGACTGCGCCGGATAGAGACCGCCCGAGACGCCCACATGGGCGCGAGTGAGCGCCCCCAGCACCATCGGCGTTTCGGCCCCGGCGGCGTTCGTCAGGCCGTCGATCATGAGGGTCAGCCCCGGGCCGACCGACGCGGTCATCGCCCGCTTGCCGCAGGCGGCGGCACCGAACACCGCCATCACGCTCGAGATCTCGTCGCCGAGTTGCTGGAAGACGCCGCCCTGCTCGGGCAGGGCTTCGGCGACGTACTCGAGCAGTTCGGTCTGCGGCGTGATCGGGTAGCCGGCGAAGTAGTCGAGGCCCGCGGCCATCGCGCCGATGCCCATCGCGTGGGCGCCCATCGTCGGCTTGCCGATCGGCGGCACGAAGGGTTGCTCGCTCATGGCAGTTCCTCGTGCGGGAGCGGCTGGTCGAAGCGGAACACCTCGATCGCCTGGTCGGGGCAGACCATCGCGCAGAGGTTGCAGCCGATGCAGTACTTCATCAGGTCCGCCTCCACGATCACCGGCCGCCAGCCCATCATGTTGGCGCCCTGCCCGGGCTCGATGATTCGCACCGGGCAAGCCGGGATGCAGAGGTCGCAGCCCTTGCAGAGCTGCTCGAAGATCTCGATGTAGCCGCGCTGCGCGTCGGGACGCGGCACCTCCTTCGCCTCGATCAGGTGGCCCGATGCGCCGTCAGCAGACACGATGATGCGGCTCCTCCCCGCGCAGGACGCGGTTGATGTTGGCGATGCTCTCCCGGATCGCGTTTATCACGCATTCGTTCGTGCTGCCGCCGCTGTGGGGAGAGAGAAAGGCGTTCGGCGCGCCGAGCAGCGGGTTGTCCGCCCGAATCGGCTCGACGCTGAAGACGTCGATGGCGGCTCCGGCGATCCGGCCCTTCGCCAGCGCGTCGGCGAGATCGTCCTCCTTCACGATGCCGCCGCGCGACGTGTTGACCAGGAACGCCGAAGGCTTCATCAGCGCGAGTTCCGAAGCGCCGATCAGATCCCGCGTCGCGCCGGTGAGCGGTACGTGGACGCTGACCACGTCGGCCTCCCGCAGCAACTGCTCGAACGGAAGCCGGACGACGCCGAGCTCACGTTCGCCGGCGCCCGGCTCCAGCCCGCGCTCCCGCTCGCGCTCCGGAGCGCTTGCCGAGAGCAACTCCATCTCGAGCGCCAGGGCCCGCTTCGCCACTTCGTGCGCAATCGCCCCGTAACCGACGAGTCCCAGCTTCTTGCCACGTACCTCGTTGCTGCCCCGGGCGAACAGGGACGGGTAGGGGTTCTCGAACCGGCGCAGGGCCGCCGTCGCGTCCGCCATGCGTCGCAAGAGAAAGATGCACGCCATGATCACGTACTCGGCCACCGACACGGCGTTCGCCTGGGGTACGTTGCACACCGGGACACCGAGTTCCCGGGCCGCGTCGACGTCGATGTTGTCGACGCCGACCCCGACCTGCTGGATCAGCTCCACGCCGTTCAGGAGTTCCAGTTCGGCCCTTCCCACCAGGTAGGGGTGCGTGGTCAGCAGGGCGCGAGCGCCCTCCGTCAGCTCGGCGGTCAGGTCGTCGTTCCGGTGGACGAAGCAGGCCTCCCAGTGATCCGGAAACCGGGCGATCCGGTCACGCGGACCCGGCGGCACGAGACAGATCACCTTGTTGCCCCGGTTTCCGCTCATCTTTCTCGTTTCTGCCTGAGGAGTACACTCTGCATCCTACTCCCAACCACGTTCGAGAGATCCCTCCATGAGATGGAACCGCCCTGCGGCCCTCACCGTGCTCCTCCCCGCCCTCCTCATCGGCTGCGGGAGCCCCGCCGGCGACACCGACGACGGCCCGGACGCGCTCGACCAGGCAACCGCGCCGCAGCCCAATCCGCTGCGCGATGCCTACTTCGGCGACCTGCACGTCCACACCCGCTTCTCGATGGACGCGTACATCTTCGACGTGCGGGCCACCCCGGACGACGCCTACCGCTTCGCCCGCGGCGCGCCGCTCGTTCATCCCGCCGGCCACACGATGCAGCTCCGCCGGCCCCTGGACTTCCAGGCGGTCACCGACCACGGCATCCTGCTCGGCGTGCTGCCGGCGATGGACGACCCCAACGACCCGCTGTACCAGGTGCCGCTGGCCAGGGAACTCCGCGAACTGGGGCCCTCCGAGGGCTTCCAGCGCGGGCTCCAGGCCTACCGCGACGGCGAGTTCCACAAGATCGACGGGCGCAAGGCGAACCGTACCGCCTGGCTGAGAATCGTTGAGTCCGCGGAGCGCCACAACGACCCGGGCGCCTTCACAACCTTCATCGGCTACGAATACACCACCACCGCCGCCGACACGGGCAACCTCCACCGCAACGTGATCTTCCGCGGCAGCGAGGCGCCGGAGGTGCCGTTCTCGGCGATGGACTCGGACAACCCGGAGGATCTGTGGGCCTGGCTCGACAACCTCCGCGACAACGGCGTCGAAGCGCTCGCCATTCCCCACAACTCGAACGGCAGTAACGGCAACATGTTCAGGCTGTTGACGTTCGGCGGCGCCCGGCTCGACGCGGAGTACGCCGAGACGCGGATGCGCAACGAGCCGATCGTCGAGGTGACCCAGGTCAAGGGCACGTCGGAGGTCCATCCGATGCTGTCGCCGAACGACGAGTGGGCCGCCTTCGAGATCATGCCCTTCCGGGTGAGCAGCACCCTCCCGAGCGAACCCCAGGGAAGCTACGTGCGCACCGCCTACCTCGACGGGCTGCTGCTCGAGGAGACCCAGGGCTTCAACCCCTTCCGATTCGGCCTGGTCGGCGCGAC
Protein-coding regions in this window:
- a CDS encoding sulfatase — its product is MLRKHFVLAAVLVAALGCAAEPATEQASRPPNVVFILADDLGYGDVGIYGSEIIDTPNIDELARGGVRFEAGYVTAAVCSPSRAGLMTGRYPQRQGYEFNPSGRDYGLNPDETTLAEVMRSAGYATGAVGKWQLGWGDGKHPLDRGFDEFFGMQSGTIYIEPSAEGVENWSPLPLAEVRERPIFRGREVVEESEYLTEVLTREALDFIDRHHDRPFFLYLAHYAPHTPLQATAKYIDRYRHIEDPRVRIFAAMVSAVDDSVGEVRARLREHGVEDDTLIVFLSDNGCAFYLQGGCTNGPLSGGKRWFFEGGIRVPFLLNWPAGVEPGQVYEPAVSSLDLLPTFAAAAGAPLPEKPLDGVDLLPYLRGEVDGVPHETLFWRAGPNRAVRRGDWKLWQVNRASEEQVASLQLLGALFPDWEAPHGSPLGQLNRLHDLANDLGERSPVADDEQAILDELRRALDAWEGELVEPRWWSNRGTAGTVDDEAIELIF
- a CDS encoding 2-oxoacid:acceptor oxidoreductase family protein, with protein sequence MSVDASPTGGIVERVGGAGTGGAGLLTCLKTLGYAAAAKGWHMAYTSDYNPETRGGLVEGTVVLSSDEPIDNPVIETYTAVLAFDHAGYLSYGPGVEPGGLILWDSSRVRNPPALEGVRSYGVPVFQLARDGGAPGLANMGMLGLYNLIVGHFTIDELLAGMEDYLPVWRHKLLPGNRAVLEAVSQIDPEEYRVA
- a CDS encoding thiamine pyrophosphate-dependent enzyme produces the protein MSEPAARAPARYTPPEGVEARKISPQLDVHTGLPSSWCPGCGHGSVSQILCDLVTELDLAEKTILALGVGCGSTIAAQMEVNTVLSPHGRASDTATGVSRMAPERIVVQYSGDGDACGIGLAGLMHACNRRENFIVVIYNNNAYGMTGGQMGPTTTKEVPTTTFQGGRDEEVMGYPMDIIKTLEHFPGVVYAGRCALTSGVRYREASRMIRRAFDIHLAGIKGMKVIDCLGNCNVNWKGGGVTFTPESSNQFIEDQIMKYFQMGEATVPEGYPPIRVR
- a CDS encoding 3-methyl-2-oxobutanoate dehydrogenase subunit beta, producing MSEQPFVPPIGKPTMGAHAMGIGAMAAGLDYFAGYPITPQTELLEYVAEALPEQGGVFQQLGDEISSVMAVFGAAACGKRAMTASVGPGLTLMIDGLTNAAGAETPMVLGALTRAHVGVSGGLYPAQSDIRMLRGLGNGDYQLPLFAPSTITETVQLTAEAFDVADLYSIPAVVCIDGKMANMIETLQPFEVPERDLPDKSWALDRSLREKRRVVGAARTPELDTMVCYEIQHKLERMRAEETRWDSYRCDDAEFVVVAYGIMARIAKEVVKQAREEGIKVGLFRPVTLFPFPEAPLGELASQVREVLTVEINFGQVLTDVRLAVAGRCPVQFFGQPALAIPARAVLAAIRQMTAGQPVEPRGFHDVHPTAFHLADTHPPARKQMLDQLAARRGQEGAQAMLDNLLGIRKNTVIPEVGRE
- a CDS encoding 4Fe-4S dicluster domain-containing protein; protein product: MSADGASGHLIEAKEVPRPDAQRGYIEIFEQLCKGCDLCIPACPVRIIEPGQGANMMGWRPVIVEADLMKYCIGCNLCAMVCPDQAIEVFRFDQPLPHEELP
- a CDS encoding phosphoglycerate dehydrogenase, translated to MSGNRGNKVICLVPPGPRDRIARFPDHWEACFVHRNDDLTAELTEGARALLTTHPYLVGRAELELLNGVELIQQVGVGVDNIDVDAARELGVPVCNVPQANAVSVAEYVIMACIFLLRRMADATAALRRFENPYPSLFARGSNEVRGKKLGLVGYGAIAHEVAKRALALEMELLSASAPERERERGLEPGAGERELGVVRLPFEQLLREADVVSVHVPLTGATRDLIGASELALMKPSAFLVNTSRGGIVKEDDLADALAKGRIAGAAIDVFSVEPIRADNPLLGAPNAFLSPHSGGSTNECVINAIRESIANINRVLRGEEPHHRVC
- a CDS encoding DUF3604 domain-containing protein is translated as MRWNRPAALTVLLPALLIGCGSPAGDTDDGPDALDQATAPQPNPLRDAYFGDLHVHTRFSMDAYIFDVRATPDDAYRFARGAPLVHPAGHTMQLRRPLDFQAVTDHGILLGVLPAMDDPNDPLYQVPLARELRELGPSEGFQRGLQAYRDGEFHKIDGRKANRTAWLRIVESAERHNDPGAFTTFIGYEYTTTAADTGNLHRNVIFRGSEAPEVPFSAMDSDNPEDLWAWLDNLRDNGVEALAIPHNSNGSNGNMFRLLTFGGARLDAEYAETRMRNEPIVEVTQVKGTSEVHPMLSPNDEWAAFEIMPFRVSSTLPSEPQGSYVRTAYLDGLLLEETQGFNPFRFGLVGATDSHNAGGTPDEDNYHSKVGRRDGTPQLRGSVPLDEPNPDGSPAYAQTYFQMWGASGLTGVWAEQNTRDSIYDAFRRKETFATTGPRIQVRFFGGYDFDAGLADDPDLIARAYEQGVAMGGELLADGKRAPKLLLWAAGDPEGAGLQRLQVVKGWVDGGEAHETVIDVACSDGGTPSGDPARCPDNGATVDLSDCSISEDLGAAELHAVFEDPGFDPGQRAVYYLRVLENPTCRWSTWDAIRAGVEPRPGLPPTIQERAWSSPIWYRP